A stretch of DNA from Bradyrhizobium algeriense:
AACCGCGCAAATACGGGACGATGACGCGATAGCCGGCCTGCGCCAGGATCGGCGCGACATCGACGAAGGCGTAGATGTCGTAGGGCCAGCCGTGGAGCAGGATGGCGACGGGGCCACCAGCCGGTCCCATCTCCGCATAGCCGACGTTCAGAACGCCGGCATCGATCTGCTTGAGGGCGCCGAAGGATGCGTTCGTGACGGACGGTTGCGGCGATTCCGATTCGGCGCGTGCGAGCTCGATCACACCGAGACCGACAGCGACGGTCCCTGCCGCCACACCGAAAAACCGACGCCGATGCTGGTCAAAAATCTGCTTCATCTTGCTTCTGCCTTGTTGAGGGTTGGATGATGTACCGGCCGGTACGTCCGGCCGAACCGGTGATGAGGCCCGTCAGATCAGGTTGACGGAGACGTCGAGATTGTTGCGGACGGCCTTGGAGTAGGGACAGATCCGGTGCGCCTCATCGATCAGATCGCGCGCGATGTCGCGGTCGAGATCGGGCAGGCTGACGTTGAGGCGCGCCCTGAGGGAGTAAGCGTCCTCCTCCAGGACGAGGTCGATCTCGGTATCGATCGCGCATTTCCGCGGCAGGACAATCTTCCGCCTGCGCGCCGCGATCTCCAGGGCGCCCTCGAAGCAGGCGGACCAGCCGGCCGCGAACAGTTGCTCCGGATTGGTGCCGATCCCCGCGGCACCGGGCGGCGAGAGCCTTACATCCAGGCGGCCGTCGGAACTGCGCGACATGCCATCAAGGCGTCCCCCAGTGGTGTGGGTCCGGGCCGTGTAAAGCAGCTTTGCGGTTTTCGTCATGAAGGTGTCCTTGTTGTCACGCAAAACGACTACCAGCCGCGCTCGAAGGACACCCGTTTGGATTTGTGAGAAATTGTAAGGCCGCGGCTAACGAGGACTGCATGCGCGGCATGATATCGATGCAACGTCCCAGCTTGCCGGATCGCGGCGCACTGGTTATGCGGTTCCGGCGAAAGGACACGTTTTCGTTATGACCGAGCCGGCGAATCGTGCGGCGGAGACACTATCGTTCGGGCCGTTCACGGTGACGCCGCATGAAAGGCTGGTGATGCGGGACGGCGTCGCGCTGCCCCTGGGCGGCAGGACGTTTGACACTCTGATCGCGCTGATGTCGCGCCCGAACGAGGTCGTCAGCAAATGGGAGCTGATAGCCTCGGTGTGGCCCGGCATGACCGTCGAGGAAGCAAATCTGCGTTTCCATGTCGCGGCGCTCCGCAAGGCGCTCGGCGACGGCAAGGGCGAGGCCCGCTACATCACCACGCTGTCGGGACGAGGCTATTGCTTCGTGGCGCCGATCGCGCGCGCGAGTCTTGCTGCGAAGCGGCGCCCGGAGCCGCAGATGGAACTGCCACCCGTCAAACTGCCGAACCGGCTGCAGCGGATGGTCGGTCGGGCTGATACAATCAGTGCGGTGGCGGAGAAGCTGATGGCTTCACGCTTCGTCACGATCGTCGGCCCCGGCGGCGTCGGCAAGACCGCCGTTGCGGTGGCGATTGCCCACGATTTGCTCGAGACGTTCGCCGACGCCGCGCACTTCGTGGATCTGGCCGCGCTCAGCGATCCCGATCTCGTCATCACCTCGATCATGCTGATGCTCGGTCTGCCAGCCCAGGCCGACGATCCAATGCCCGCACTCCTCGCGCATCTGCGGGACGAGCGGATGCTGTTGATCCTGGACAATTGCGAGCACGTCATCTCGGCAGCCGCTCCGTTGGCTGCCGAGATTTTCCAGGCCGCGCCGCATGTGCACATCCTGGCCACGAGTCGGGAAGCGCTGCGAGTCGAAGGCGAGCAGGTGCATCGTTTGGCGCCCTTGGCCGTTCCGCCCGACGGCCCCGGACTGACAGCCGCCGTCGCCTGGACCTATCCTGCGCTTCAGCTCTTTCTCGAACGAGCGACGGCCGGCGGCGCGCAGCTCGCGCTCGACGATTCCAATGCGGCAATCGTTGCTGGCATCTGCCGCAAGCTCGACGGCATGGCGCTGGCGATTGAACTCGCTGCAGGCCGGGTCGAGGCCTATGGCCTCGTGCAAACCGCGGCGCTGCTCGACGAGCGGCTCAGCCTACTGTGGCAGGGCCAGCGCACCGCGCCGCCGCGGCAGCAGACATTGCAGGCGACGCTTGACTGGAGCTACGGGCTGTTGTCCGATCTCGAACGCCTGGTGCTGCGCAGGTTGGCTGTTTTCGCCGGACATTTCACCATCGACGCCGCCCTCGAGGTCGTGCCGGATGACCGCGTCGACCGCTCCGTTCTGTTCGACGCCATAGACAGCCTCGTCGCCAAGTCGATGGTCGCGCCGCGCCCGATCGGCGCCATGATGCGCTACCGTCTTCTCGATACGACGCGAGCCTATCTTCTCAAGATCGAGGCCGACGGGGCAGCGCTCGCCGCCCGCCACGCCTCGTATTATCGACGCTGGCTGGATCAGGCCGGCACGACCTGGGCTGCGGTGCCGAGCGCCGACGAACGGGCGGTCCATTTCTCCGCCCTCCACAATGTGCGCGCCGCGCTGGACTGGTGCTTCAACGGCGGCGACGTCGGCATCGGGATCGCGCTCGCCGCCGCGGCGGCTCCGATTTTCCTGGCCATGTCGCTGCTCGTCGAATGCCGCCGCTGGTCGGAACGAGCGCTGCGCGCGATCGAGCCTCAGGCGCGTGGCAGCGCCGAGGAAATGCACCTCCAGGCCGCCCTCGGATTGACGCTGATGTTCACGCGCGGCGGCAGTGACGCAGCCCGCGGCGCTTTGAGCAGAAGCCTCGAGATCGCAACGGCGCGCGGCGATACGATGAACCAGCTTCAGCTGCTCGGCCGGATGCACATCTTCCACGAGCGGATGGGACAGTTCGAGGCCGCGCTCGGCTATGCGCAGCAGAGCCTTGCAGTTTCTGGTGCGCTCGGTGACGCGGCGTCCATCGCGCTCGCTCATTCTCTGGCGGGGGTGTCGCTGCACCTTGCCGGCAAGCACCGCGACGCACTGAAGATGTTGGAAATCGCCTGGCAGGGACCGGGCACGGATCGGATCAGTACGGTCTACGGCTTCGATCATCGCAACCGGGCGGGCATCACTCTGGCACGAGAGCTGTGGCTGCAGGGTCGGCCGGCGGATGCGCTGCAGCTGGCGCAGCAAACTGTCTCCGAGGCGGCCCAGATGGATCATCCGATCACGCTGTGCATTGCGTTGATCTGGGCCGTCTCCATCGCGCTTTGGAGCGGTGATCTCGACGGCGCCGAAGCCGACATCGATCGATTCATCGCCCATGCCGAGTCGCGCTCGATGGGCCCCTATCTTGCGGTGGGGCGAGGCGTCAAAGGCGAACTCGCGATCTTGCGGGGGGACGCGCGCAGCGGCGTAGAAACAATCAAGGGCTGCCTCGAGGAGCTGCACGATGCCGGCTACGAGTTGCTCACAACCACGTTCAATCTCGCGCTGGTTCAAGGCCTGCTCGCACTCGGACGGTTCGAGCAGGCAATGCGCCTGATCGACGAGGCGATCGCGCTGGTCGAGCGATGTGGAGACCACCTTTACATGCCGGAACTATTGCGCGTGAAGGGCAAGGTTCTCCTGTCCCAGCCGCAGCCAAATCGCGACCAAGCACAGGTCGAGTTCATGCAATCGCTCGAGCTGAGCCGTCGCGAGAGCGCAAGGGCATGGGAGTTGCGAACCGCGATCGATCTCGCAGAACTCTTGGCCGGGCAGCAACGGCGCAACGACGCAAAGCAGTTGCTGCAATCGGCCGTTGAAGGCTTTGCCGAAGGTTCCGATACCGCGGATATCCGGACGGCCAGCAGACTCCTTGGCACGCTGTAGGGAGAACGCTTACGTCGAGGAACTGGATCTATCGATACTGCAAGGGCGGCAAGGAGCGCTGGTGGCGGCGATGCCCAAGGAGGTCGCCGGTGCGGTATTGCTCGGCTTCGCGTCGCCCGTCATCGGCATACACCATCAAGGTTACTCCATTGGTGAAAGGAGCCAAGACACTCGTGCCGATCGTGAGCAGAGCGGGAATTAGCTCTTTTGACGCTCCAATCGAGGCGCCATGGGGCCCCAACCGAGCGGGGCTACATTCGAATAAAAGATCGAGCCTTCAGGTGATCGATGAGAGCGAGACGCAGGTGCTTAGCTATTGCTTACCCGGCGCGACGCTCAAAACGTGCGTATTGCAAGACATGCCTTAAACACTGGCGCGCCCGACACGATCCGGAACATGTGAGTCGCTTGGTGGCATTTTCGTGGATGACGGGCCATCGGCGGAACAGGTTGTGGTCAGGGGCGAAGTCCCATTTTACGGCCGTTGCTCAAACGGTGGGTTTCGGTCTACGAAGGCCGAAAATTCCCGATCATTCAATGAGGATTGACTGACACTCTCTCCGCCACCCGCCTTCGCTTCGGCGCGGCATGCCCGTCTACCTCGCCTGTTGAATCGCTCTGTCGTACGCGTCGATCGTCGCCTTGGCGCGAACAGCGACTTCCGCGGCCGTCATGCCGGGTTTGTAGAGGCTGCTGCCGAGGCCGAACGCTGTAATGCCGGCTTTCGTATACTCCGCAAAATTCGTGTCCGAGACGCCACCCACAGCGGCGATCATCAGGTCTGCGGGAAGAACGGCGCGAATGGCGGTGATGCCCGCGGCGCCAAGCACGCTCGCCGGAAAGAACTTGAGGCTGGAGGCTCCCGCCTTGGCGGCAAGCAGCGCCTCCGTCGGGGTAAAGACGCCGGGCATCGTGACCATGCCGTGCGCCCGGGCGCGGGCAATGATTTCGGGATCGATGTTGGGGGTTACCAGGAGCCGGCCGCCAACGTCATGGAGCCGCTCGACGGCTTCCAGCGTCAGGACGGTGCCGGCTCCCACCAGGATTCCGGCAGGGGCCTTCTTGACCGCGATCTCGATGGAGCGGAATGGATCCGGCGAGTTGAGCGGGATCTCTATCGCGGTCATGCCGTTGTCGACCAGCACGCCGACTATATCCTGCGTTTCCTCGGGCCTCACGCCGCGCAGGATCGCGACCAGCGGCCGCTTCATCGGGGGGAATGGGACAACGCTCATCGTCTGATCCTTTATACGTTCCAAATCGATTCCGCGGCCATCGAAAGGCCGCGACGGACCGCGTCCTCGGCTCCGATTGATCTGACAGGAACGGAAACCGTGTCAAATGCCAACTGATAAAGCATCTGGAGCCTCCCTGACGCCACCAACGTGATGCCGGTGCTGGGTACGTCTCCGGCGAGTCCCGCCGCCAATTCGAGACCAATCAACGTTCCCGATATTTTCTCGCGTGCCGAGGATGGCGTGCCGCCATAAAGGAGCTGACCCGATCGCACCTGGAACAGCAGATTGGCGGCGAAGGCAGGCGTCTCAAAGGCGGCCATGACCGCGGACTTGAAGGCGTCGATATCTTCCGCTTGATCGGCGCCGGTCACCGCGTGGGACAGGATCGTCTCTCGCGAGATGACGTCGAACAGTTCTCCCGTCATGAACGTGGCGAACCGTTCGACGATACCGCCATTCGCCCTGACCCACTTCGAATGGGTGCCCGGCATGCAGACGACCGCGTCGTCAGCCGCGTTCGCGCCCAAGGCGCCGAGCAACTGCGTCTCCTCGCCCCGCATGACATCCGGCGCCCTGGGGTCTCGCTGCGCGATGCCCGGGAGGATGCGGATGTCACGGTTCTGTCCCGGCACCGGGACGGCATGCTTGAGGATCGATGCGAGCCGCGCCGGCGTGTCGACATAGCCGGCTTCAACCCATCCCTGTCGGGCGCCGGCCATGCCGCAGACGACAACGGGCAGCCCAGGCGCGGCGCCGACGGCTTCCAGATGCGATTGCAGCACGGTCGCGAAGCCGAGCTTGCCCGCCGCCATCATGCCCTCGCGGCTGCGGCGTTCCCCCAGTACGTTGCCGGCTCGGTCGACGAGCCAAAGCCGAAAACTGCTCGTGCCCCAATCGACCGCGACATATGCAGCCTGTCCCATTCAATCCGTCCCAGTGCTATCAGCCCCAGTTCTATCCGTCCCTTGTGGAGATCGTATCACGCCGGTCTGCCGGCGAGCTACGCTCGCTTTGTAATTGATTTGCAGAGCCGCAATCAGCATGATCCGCAGTCATGCGATGCCCCGCTGTTTTCCGCGGCGTGGCACCGCCAACGCGCACGTCCGCAACAATGCGGCACAACGACAAAAAACAAAGACTTTGGAGGACGCCATCGTGATCAATCTCCCTTTTAGAAGCGCCGTCATGGGCGTTGGTCTGCTGATTGCGGCGCTTTCGCCGCAGGCCCATGCGCAATCGACCCCGAAGACCGTGACGCTGGTGGTCCCGTTCGCGGCCGGCGGCGGTACGGACACCGTCGCACGTCTGATTGGCGAGCGGATGTCGCGCACGCTCGGCCAGACCGTCATTATTGAGAACGTGGTCGGCGGCGGCAGCACGCTGGCCAATGATCGCGTCGCGCGATCGGCGCCTGACGGTTCGACAGTGCTGATCAATCACGTCGCGCTGCTCGCGGCGCCGAGCCTGTTCATCAACCTGCGGTACGATACCAAAACGGCGTTCGAGGCGGTTGGCCTCGTCAACAACGCGCCGATGGTTTTGATCGGCCGCAAGTCGATCCCAGGCTCAGGGCCAAAGGACTATGTGGACTGGATCAAGGCGCAGGGCGACAAGGCGAACTTCGCGCACGGTGGTCTCGGGACCAACAGTCATTTGTGCGCCGTGATGATGGGCAATGTACTCGGCTTCAAGCCGACGGTCGCAGCTTATCGCGGATCGGCTCCGGCCATCTCCGATCTGCTGGCGGGGCAGATCGATCTGCTGTGGGATCAGGTAACCAACGCGCTGCCGCAAATTCAGGCCGGAACACTTCACGGCATCGCCATTACGTCGCCGCAACGTCTTGAGCAGTTGAAGGACGTGCCGACCACCGCGGAGCTCGGCATGCCCGAGGTCAGCTATTCGATGTGGCATGGGCTCTACGTGGCGAAGGGCACGCCCAAGGAGACCATAGCTGCGCTGAACTCGGCGCTCCGCGCGGCTCTGTCCGATCCCGTCCTGCTGGAGAAACTGAAGCAGCTCGGAACGCTGCCGTTTCCCGACAACGAGTTGTCGCCCGAGGCGCATGCGCGCCTGTTCGCCGCCGACCTGCCGCGGGTGGCCAAGCTCGTTGAAAGCTCAGGGATCAAGGCGAGCGAAGCGAAGTAGGGCGGCATGCGCCACGGGAATGGCGGGGCGAAAATCGGCGCGGCTCCGTCACACGATCAGATCTTGCGGCGCGAGGGCAGTGACAACGTTAACCGGCTGGTTCCAAACGGAGGTGCCGGACCATTGTGCAGACAGCTCGATCGGTTGGTCTGCCTCTGAAATCGCCGGCGGCGCACTGGTTGCTGCAGCGTTTTCGGCGGAGCTGCTCGACGCCGGGATGTCCTCTGCAAGGTCGATGACGTCAGGAGTTCTGACGTCGGACATCTTATCCTTGAAGTGGAACGCGTCGTCGGCGCCGTTGATGGTGATTGTCACCACCTGTGCGGTGCCGTCGATGGTGGTCACTGTGAAGCAGTCGGTCAGCGTGTCGCAGTCGTCGAGCGCCTGCACTTCGCAGTTGGCGTTGTCGAGCTTGTAGGTCCAGACGCCATCTGCCGTCATCGTGAAGGTGCCATAGCCGGCATCGCTCGCCGTCGGCGAGCACACTGCCTTGAAGGTATCGGGTGTGTTGTCGACGTCGGTATCGGTAAGCGCGCCGGTGGCGATCGGCGTACCGTATGTGCAAGCGCCAGCTTCGGTTACTGAGCCGGTCGTGGCGCCACAAATGACGGCAGCGTCGTTGGCGCCGTTGATGGTGATCGTCACCACCTGCGGGGTGCCGTCGATGGTTGTCACCGTGAAGCAGTCGGTCAGCTTGTCGCAGACATTGAGTGCCTGCACTGCGCAGTTGGTATTATCGAGCGTGTAGGTCCAGACGCCATCCGTCGTCATGGTGAAGGTGCCATAGCCGCCCGTGCTCGCCTTTGGCGAATCGACCGCCGTAAATGTGTCGGGAGTGTTGTCGACGTCAGTGTCGGTGAGCGTGCCGGTCGCGGTTGGTTTACAAGATACGGAATTGGCCGCGCCGCCAGCCTCGATGACCGAGCCTTGCTTGGTTCCGCAAATAATGGCGGCGTCGTTGGTGCCATTGATGGTAACCGTCACCAGCTGCGCGGTGCCGTCCAGGGAGGTCACCCTGAAAGTGTCGGTCAGCTTGTCTCCGACATTAAGTGCCTGCACCGCGCAATTGGCGTCGTCGAGCGTGTAGGTCCACACGCCGTCCGCCGTCATCGTGAAGGTGCCATAGCCGCCATCGCTGACCGTCGGACAATCTACCGCCGTAAAACCCGGTGCGTTGTCCACGTCGGCGGCGGTGAGCGTGCCGGTCGCGGTAGGCAGGTCGCACTTGGTGCCACCGTCCTCGGTCACGGAACCGGCTGTGGTGCCGGAAATGACCGCTGCGTCGTTGGTGCCGTTGATGGTGACTGTCACCGTCTGTGGGGTGCCGTCGATGGTGGTCACCGTGAAGGAGTCAGTCAGTTTATCGCCGACGTTGAGTGCCTGCACCGCGCTGTTGGAGTCGTTGACCGTGTAGGCCCATACGCCGGCCGCCGTCATCGTGAAGGTGCCAAAGCCGCTCGCGCTCGCGGTCGGAGTGCCAACCGCCGTAAAAGTATTGGGCGCATCATCGACGTCGGTGCTGGTGAGCGTCCCGGTGGCACTCAGCGTACCGAGCGCGGCGTTGGCGACGGCGCTGGCCTCGATCGCCGTGCCGTTGGTGGCGCCGGAGATGATGGCCGCGTCGTTGGTGCCGTTGATGGCAATCGTAAAGGGTTGAGCGGCCGAGAGCGTGCCGTCGGATACGGTGATCGTGAAGTCCGTGGTCGTGGGCTCGGTCAGCGCGTTGATCGCGTCACTATCCGGAACGTACGTATAGGCGCCGGTCGTGCTATCGACATAAAGCGTGCCGTAAGGACCAACCTTCGATACATCGTAGGTTACCCCGTCGATCACGGTGCTGCCGCCGGTTCCCCCGCTGATGCTGAAGGTCAGCGTGGCGCCACTGTTGGGGCTGCTGGCAAGGAAAGTGCCGCTTGTCGCGGTGAAGAGGTCAAAGACCGTCGTGTCGATCTCGGTCGGCCCAATCGCCGCATTCAGCGTCGGCGGCGTTGGCGGTGGGGCCGGGGTTTGCCCGATAATCATCTCCGGGACTGATGCGAGGATCACAGCAGGCAAAGCAGGCAAATCCTGCACCGGGGTCGAATCATCGATCGGGATGAAATTGATCGGTTGCACGGGCAGCTGCTCGAGGGGAGGAGGCGTGCTCGATCCCGTCGACCCCAGTCCTTTTTCGAAGGTGGCGAGCGCTTCCTGCTGGGCCGCCTGCAATTCGGCCATTCGCGCCGCGGAGTTTGTGCTCTGACTGACGCTGACCGAGGACCCCTGCGAACGCAGGATGATGGTTTGCCCAGGATCCTCAACGAGGAAGTGCCGAGGGATCACTTCCTTGGTGATCAACTCGAATGCGCCGTGCTCGAGATCCTTGTATGTGATGTTGCCGTCGTCCAGGAGTGTGACGTTCGGCTCGGCGGCCTGGGCCTGTTTCATCACCGAGAAGGTCAGCGCTGTGAGCCACAGCAAGCCGAACCCGCCGGCATGGGCCCGGGTTCGGGGATCGCCGAGTGTGGCTTGAGCGGCAGTGTCGCCCGCAGGCCTCAGGACGCCGAAGCCGGCCGCCGTCCGTAGGGCCGCAGCGGCCTTACGTTTGTACCCGGTCTTGGCGTGGAACCCGACGAGCATGGCCAACCCCCGACTGCCACTTATCTCGTGTGCATTTTCGTGGTCTGGCTTTACCCAGCCCTTGAGGTCAAAACATCAGCGCGCTGCCAGCCGAAGGCTGGCAGCCGAGACTCCTGTTCCAAACTACCCAATCTATGGGCGTTAGGCTTTAGGCTCAAAAGGAGTAATCCTTTTGAACGGATGGTCGATGGTGCCCGACATCGGGTCTAAGGTTGGGATCTAATGTCGCCTTGGCCACCGGCTCAAAGAGCCGGTGAGCGGTCTCTCGGACAAGATCTTCTCGGGAAAGGGGGGATCATGCGCACGCAAGCGATTGCCGCATTGGTGGCAGGATTCGTTCTGACGGCGGGCGGGCTTTTCGCCGGACCGGCTCACGCGCAACGCGATATCGCCAGGCCCGCCGTTCAGGATCTCGCATCAAAACCAATTGGAAAAGTTGTTGTCGCTACGGGTTCGGTCACGCTCGAGCGTGCGAGTGCGGTGCTCGTTCAGGCGAGCACCGCAGGTCAAGCTGGTCAGGCGAAGGTAGGCGATCTCGTCTATCAGGGCGATATCGTTGCAACCGGCGCCGACGGCCGGGTCGGCATCAACTTCACCGATGGCAGCTCCTTCAATCTGTCGAACAACGCGCGCATGGCTTTGGACGAGTTCGTGTACGACCCGAAGAGTGCGTCCAACTCGACCTTGTTCAGCCTGAGCAAGGGCACTTTCACTTTTGTCGCGGGCCAGGTCGCGAAGACCGGGGATATGAAGGTCGATACCCCAGTTGCGACCATGGGCATTCGAGGCACGACGCCACGCATCGAAATTTCGGATGACGGGACAGTCAGATTTTCGACGCTCATTGAAGAAGGTAAGAACAAGGGCCCGCGAAAGCCCGGAGCACCAGCGATACAGCAACCCGAGCAAAAGCCCTATCCAAAATCAAATCTTAACATCTGTCGCGGGTGCTAGGCCCGTTCGCGGTGCGGGAGATTCGTCAGCCAACCATGTCCGGGACTTCAAATCGACGGTCGCCCCGTCGCCAGCGTCAGGAAGGGAGAGCCTGATATGAAATGCAGTGCGAGCCGGCGCGTCATTCAGCGGCTCGCGCCTGCTTTTGCCTTGGCGCTGTTCGGGTCGCTGGCTGCCGCGCAGAGTCCCAAGAAGAGCGACTATATCGAGAACATTACGTTGTGCAACGGTTCGGATCAGACGTCGTTTGCAGTCCGAATCAATGGTTGCACAGCGTTTATCGATTCCGGTCAGGGTACGGCGAGGGCGCGCGCGATTGCCTATAACAATCGTGGCAATGCCCATACGGCAAACGGAGACATTGATCGCGCTCTCCTGGATTTCGATCAATCGATCAAGCTCGATCCGACTTTCGCAAAGGCCTTCAACAACCGCGGCGCGGCCTATTTGAGGAAAGGCGAATACGACCTCGCCCTCAAAGCTCTGGACGAAGCGATCAAGCTCAATCCGAACTACGGCAGAGCTTTCATCAACCGTGCCGGAGTCTACCTGAAAAAGAACGAGTACGATCGCGCGGCGCGGGACTATGACGAGGCAATTCGCCTCGATCCCAATCTGGAAGCCGCGTGGAGCGGCCGCTGCTGGATCCGGGCTATCCTCGGCTCGTTGCAGGCGGCGCTCGAGGACTGCAACAAGGTGCTTCAGTCGTGGCCGAACGACGCCACCACCTATGACTCGCGTGGACTGATCCACCTGAAGATGGGACAAGCCGACGCGGCGATCGATGATTTCAGTTCCGCGCTGCGCTTCGACCCGAAGCTGGCGAGTGCGCTCTATGGGCGCGGGCTTGCCAGGCTCAAGAACGGCGACAAGGCTGGCGGCGATGCCGATGTTTCCGCGGCAAAGGCCATCCGGGCCGGGATCGATGATGACTTTACGCGCTATGGCGTGCGCGTGGGTAACTGATCAGCCAGGTTTGGCGCGAAGAAGATCCGTTCCTATAAGCCCGCAAGCAATGCGGCATTCGGCTGGCGGGCCGAGATGTTTACCGCTCAGCCTTGGTTCGGATCGGAACGTCTTCTTCCTGCAGAATTCGCACGGCGACGGCGGAGGCTCTTTCAAGCTCTCCGCCGTGCCGGCTTCTCGTCTTACATAATTGCGAGCCTGTCTTGCCGAAGGCTAGTCCAGCTTCACGTTCGCTTCCGTCACGACCTTGCGCCAGCGCTCGATTTCTGCGGACACCATTTTCGCGAACGCAGGACCCGTGACATCGGGGACATCGGAGCCGTTGCGCTCCCAGGCTTCCTTGATGGCGGGCGTCTGCATCGCCTTCTGCAATTCCTTGACCATCTGATTGACGATCGCCGGCGGCGTGTTCTTCGGTGCGAACAGGCCGTACCAAGTCGACACTTCATATCCAGCCAGGCCTGCTTCCGCGGCGGTCGGAAGATCGGGGAATGCCGGCACGCGTTTCGGCGCGGCGACGGCGAGCGCGCGCAACTGTCCGGCCCTGACGGGCGCTGCCGACGAACCGAGCCCGTCGAACACCACCGGCACGTGGCCGGCGATGAGATCCTGCATCGCGGGGCCGGCCCCGCGATAGGGGACGTGCTGGATACTGGTCTTGGTCAGGATCTTGAACAGCTCGCCCGCGAGATGGTGCGTGGTGCCGGCGCCGGCGGAGCCGTAGTTCAATTTGCCCGGATTGGCTTTGGCGTAGGCGATGAACTCGGCGAGCGTCTTGGCGGCGACCTTGTCCGGATTGACGACCACCACCTGCGGCGGCCGCGCGATCAGCGCCACCGCGATAAAGTCCTTCTCGAAATTGTAGTCGAGGTTGGGATAGAGCGAGGGTGCAATGGCGTGATGGGCCGCGCCCATGAAGAAGGTGTAGCCATCCGGCGCGGCCTTTGATGCGAGCGATGCGCCAACGGTGCCGCCGGCGCCGGCGCGGTTTTCGATCAGCACGCGCTTGCCCAGTTGCGTGTCGAGCTGGGCCGCCAGCGGACGGGCAAAGGCATCGGTGCCGCCGCCGGCTGCGAACGGGACGATGAAGGTGATCGGCTTGTCTGGCCATGTTTGGGCCTGGGCCTGGCCGGCCATGGCGGAAACGACCGCCAGGAGTGTAAACAGCGCGTACCGGGCAACTCTTGGTTTCACAGCATTTTCCTCGGCTATTGCAGATTGGCGTCCGCTGTCAGCGGCGCGGTTGTTTTTGCCTCGCTGGTTCCGGCGTCTAGCCGGAATGGACAGGGGGCAGCGGGACCCTACCGTATGCAAGATGCCACGCGTGATCCATTAAAATGATGGGTCGGAAACAAGGCGGCACCGGGGCGTTTGGTCGCTGCCAATGAGCCTCGGGGCCAGTTGTTCTGGTGTGGCACGCGCCAGCTATCCGACAGGAGGTTGGCGCACGCGCTTATCGCGCTGGTGGCGGGGCCGAAACTCCGGGATCAGCAGCACGGGAAACAGCAAGGCGGGCAAATATCGGCCTCCTGCGTCGGCCCAAATGGACTTCGGTTGCAAAGATAAATATGCTCACCCTGGGTCTGTGGGGAATACACGTATGAAATGCCGTGCTGCTGCGATCGCAGCTTTGTTGTGTACGATTTTTGCCGGTTCGAATGCGGATGCGCGCGGGCCTTACGGTTCGATCAGCATCG
This window harbors:
- a CDS encoding organic hydroperoxide resistance protein; protein product: MTKTAKLLYTARTHTTGGRLDGMSRSSDGRLDVRLSPPGAAGIGTNPEQLFAAGWSACFEGALEIAARRRKIVLPRKCAIDTEIDLVLEEDAYSLRARLNVSLPDLDRDIARDLIDEAHRICPYSKAVRNNLDVSVNLI
- a CDS encoding ATP-binding protein; translation: MTEPANRAAETLSFGPFTVTPHERLVMRDGVALPLGGRTFDTLIALMSRPNEVVSKWELIASVWPGMTVEEANLRFHVAALRKALGDGKGEARYITTLSGRGYCFVAPIARASLAAKRRPEPQMELPPVKLPNRLQRMVGRADTISAVAEKLMASRFVTIVGPGGVGKTAVAVAIAHDLLETFADAAHFVDLAALSDPDLVITSIMLMLGLPAQADDPMPALLAHLRDERMLLILDNCEHVISAAAPLAAEIFQAAPHVHILATSREALRVEGEQVHRLAPLAVPPDGPGLTAAVAWTYPALQLFLERATAGGAQLALDDSNAAIVAGICRKLDGMALAIELAAGRVEAYGLVQTAALLDERLSLLWQGQRTAPPRQQTLQATLDWSYGLLSDLERLVLRRLAVFAGHFTIDAALEVVPDDRVDRSVLFDAIDSLVAKSMVAPRPIGAMMRYRLLDTTRAYLLKIEADGAALAARHASYYRRWLDQAGTTWAAVPSADERAVHFSALHNVRAALDWCFNGGDVGIGIALAAAAAPIFLAMSLLVECRRWSERALRAIEPQARGSAEEMHLQAALGLTLMFTRGGSDAARGALSRSLEIATARGDTMNQLQLLGRMHIFHERMGQFEAALGYAQQSLAVSGALGDAASIALAHSLAGVSLHLAGKHRDALKMLEIAWQGPGTDRISTVYGFDHRNRAGITLARELWLQGRPADALQLAQQTVSEAAQMDHPITLCIALIWAVSIALWSGDLDGAEADIDRFIAHAESRSMGPYLAVGRGVKGELAILRGDARSGVETIKGCLEELHDAGYELLTTTFNLALVQGLLALGRFEQAMRLIDEAIALVERCGDHLYMPELLRVKGKVLLSQPQPNRDQAQVEFMQSLELSRRESARAWELRTAIDLAELLAGQQRRNDAKQLLQSAVEGFAEGSDTADIRTASRLLGTL
- a CDS encoding 2-dehydro-3-deoxy-6-phosphogalactonate aldolase produces the protein MSVVPFPPMKRPLVAILRGVRPEETQDIVGVLVDNGMTAIEIPLNSPDPFRSIEIAVKKAPAGILVGAGTVLTLEAVERLHDVGGRLLVTPNIDPEIIARARAHGMVTMPGVFTPTEALLAAKAGASSLKFFPASVLGAAGITAIRAVLPADLMIAAVGGVSDTNFAEYTKAGITAFGLGSSLYKPGMTAAEVAVRAKATIDAYDRAIQQAR
- a CDS encoding 2-dehydro-3-deoxygalactonokinase translates to MGQAAYVAVDWGTSSFRLWLVDRAGNVLGERRSREGMMAAGKLGFATVLQSHLEAVGAAPGLPVVVCGMAGARQGWVEAGYVDTPARLASILKHAVPVPGQNRDIRILPGIAQRDPRAPDVMRGEETQLLGALGANAADDAVVCMPGTHSKWVRANGGIVERFATFMTGELFDVISRETILSHAVTGADQAEDIDAFKSAVMAAFETPAFAANLLFQVRSGQLLYGGTPSSAREKISGTLIGLELAAGLAGDVPSTGITLVASGRLQMLYQLAFDTVSVPVRSIGAEDAVRRGLSMAAESIWNV
- a CDS encoding tripartite tricarboxylate transporter substrate-binding protein, with amino-acid sequence MGVGLLIAALSPQAHAQSTPKTVTLVVPFAAGGGTDTVARLIGERMSRTLGQTVIIENVVGGGSTLANDRVARSAPDGSTVLINHVALLAAPSLFINLRYDTKTAFEAVGLVNNAPMVLIGRKSIPGSGPKDYVDWIKAQGDKANFAHGGLGTNSHLCAVMMGNVLGFKPTVAAYRGSAPAISDLLAGQIDLLWDQVTNALPQIQAGTLHGIAITSPQRLEQLKDVPTTAELGMPEVSYSMWHGLYVAKGTPKETIAALNSALRAALSDPVLLEKLKQLGTLPFPDNELSPEAHARLFAADLPRVAKLVESSGIKASEAK